The Peribacillus sp. FSL E2-0218 genome contains a region encoding:
- a CDS encoding M20 family metallopeptidase — protein MIHQLHALLEGSYDEMVSIRRYLHQHPELSFHETKTAGFIANYYEKLGIEHKTNIGGNGIIATITGSKPGKTVALRADFDALPIQDEKEVSYKSTVPGVMHACGHDGHTAALLVLAKNLNELKDELEGRYVFIHQHAEEYAPGGAKPMIEAGCLDGVDVIFGTHLWATVPTGTVQYTYGPLMAAADRFEILIQGQGGHGAQPHKTRDAIVAGSQLVTNLQQIVSRRLNPIDSAVITIGSFVADNAFNVIADKARIIGTVRTFKEDVRSFISEEIERVVKGTCMAADCTYDYQYFQGYPAVIPHDEETKFLIESTKAIKEVSVTEQIDPDMTGEDFSYYLQKVKGTFFFTGARPNDAQTYPHHHPLFDMDEKAMLIAAKILGTAAVTYHTKDQSALNANESLLR, from the coding sequence ATGATACACCAATTACACGCCCTTCTGGAAGGTTCTTACGATGAAATGGTTTCCATCAGAAGGTATCTTCATCAACATCCCGAGCTTTCGTTTCATGAAACAAAAACTGCCGGCTTCATCGCTAACTATTATGAAAAACTGGGAATCGAGCACAAAACCAATATAGGCGGAAATGGGATCATCGCAACGATCACTGGCAGCAAACCCGGTAAAACGGTGGCATTGCGTGCTGATTTCGATGCCTTACCCATTCAAGATGAAAAAGAGGTTTCCTACAAATCCACCGTACCAGGCGTCATGCATGCCTGTGGACACGATGGCCATACTGCGGCACTCCTTGTCCTAGCTAAAAACCTGAATGAGCTGAAGGATGAGCTCGAAGGCCGCTATGTATTCATCCACCAGCATGCTGAAGAATATGCTCCAGGTGGCGCCAAGCCAATGATCGAGGCTGGCTGCCTTGATGGGGTGGATGTCATTTTCGGTACCCACTTATGGGCTACGGTGCCGACTGGAACTGTTCAATACACCTACGGACCGCTTATGGCTGCTGCTGACCGTTTTGAAATCCTCATTCAAGGACAAGGCGGACATGGAGCACAGCCACATAAAACCCGTGATGCAATCGTCGCCGGCTCCCAGCTAGTCACGAACTTGCAGCAAATCGTAAGCCGCCGCCTTAATCCGATAGATTCTGCAGTCATCACCATCGGTTCCTTTGTAGCTGATAATGCCTTTAATGTCATTGCTGATAAAGCCAGAATAATCGGGACAGTCCGGACCTTCAAGGAGGACGTCCGTTCATTTATCAGCGAAGAGATAGAGCGGGTTGTTAAAGGAACCTGCATGGCTGCGGACTGTACCTACGATTATCAGTACTTCCAAGGGTATCCGGCTGTTATCCCGCATGACGAGGAAACGAAATTCCTTATCGAGAGCACCAAGGCCATCAAGGAAGTATCGGTTACGGAACAAATTGATCCGGATATGACAGGAGAAGATTTTTCTTATTATTTACAAAAGGTGAAGGGAACATTCTTTTTTACAGGTGCCAGGCCAAATGATGCACAAACGTACCCCCATCATCATCCCTTATTTGATATGGATGAAAAGGCCATGCTCATTGCTGCAAAAATTTTAGGCACGGCAGCGGTAACTTATCATACTAAGGATCAATCAGCACTCAATGCGAACGAATCTTTATTACGGTAA
- a CDS encoding phosphatase PAP2 family protein: MIKHSWIAIVLLCLLLFFLLVHEVLGERTLALDTYLDFAVAEHTLSFSFLRYITYLGKSVVIGFGSILVVLYLWIVKKDYLKMALFSIGMGGADIINRRIKNQVKRERPDDQLVDASGFSFPSGHAMVGLIFFSLLAYFIIIEVKRNSLKWVVGIGFFFLILLIGLSRIAMNVHFPTDILAGYSLGIAFTLIWCNLYKLLGRFI, encoded by the coding sequence ATGATTAAACACTCATGGATTGCAATAGTTTTGCTGTGCTTATTGCTATTCTTTTTGCTAGTGCATGAGGTTCTGGGTGAGCGGACCTTGGCGCTTGATACATACTTGGACTTTGCCGTTGCTGAACATACATTGTCGTTCTCGTTTTTAAGGTACATCACCTATCTTGGGAAGTCCGTGGTCATTGGTTTTGGAAGCATACTGGTTGTTCTCTATTTATGGATCGTTAAGAAGGATTACTTAAAGATGGCCCTATTCTCGATCGGAATGGGGGGAGCCGATATAATAAATAGGAGGATAAAAAATCAAGTCAAAAGAGAACGGCCTGACGATCAGCTTGTGGATGCATCCGGATTCAGTTTTCCAAGCGGCCATGCCATGGTTGGGCTGATATTCTTCAGTCTCTTGGCTTATTTCATCATAATAGAAGTTAAGAGAAACTCATTGAAATGGGTGGTGGGAATCGGCTTCTTTTTCCTCATCCTTTTGATAGGACTCAGTCGGATTGCCATGAATGTCCATTTTCCAACAGATATATTGGCTGGGTATTCGTTGGGTATCGCATTCACCCTAATCTGGTGTAACTTATATAAGCTGCTGGGGAGATTCATTTAA
- a CDS encoding antibiotic biosynthesis monooxygenase, with protein MNVYITSGTYEFMKNKKEKHPDEKILLMQNFESAVLLHETTGKTLFSSPRKYEVVDGKGNLQDHGYVVMNNIPVSEEGQPVFEHQFKNRAGLIENEPGFVALRILRPLNSETYVILTIWEKQADFTNWKKSASFQKAHDSGVKPAVTNSSQKLFTGDAYVTQYTLVQDSEE; from the coding sequence ATGAATGTATACATCACGTCCGGCACTTACGAATTTATGAAAAATAAGAAAGAGAAGCATCCGGATGAAAAGATATTACTGATGCAAAATTTTGAATCTGCCGTCCTTTTACATGAAACTACAGGTAAAACGCTCTTTAGCTCCCCACGAAAGTATGAAGTCGTCGATGGGAAGGGAAATCTTCAGGATCATGGTTATGTAGTCATGAACAATATCCCGGTCAGTGAAGAAGGACAGCCTGTATTTGAACATCAGTTTAAAAACAGGGCAGGGCTCATAGAAAATGAACCAGGTTTCGTCGCTCTGCGCATCCTGCGGCCGCTAAATTCCGAAACGTATGTCATTTTGACGATTTGGGAGAAACAGGCTGATTTTACGAACTGGAAGAAGTCCGCTTCCTTCCAGAAAGCGCATGACAGCGGGGTTAAACCTGCCGTTACGAACTCCAGTCAGAAGCTGTTTACTGGTGATGCCTATGTAACACAATATACATTGGTACAAGATTCGGAAGAATAG
- the hemE gene encoding uroporphyrinogen decarboxylase: MSKEITNDTFLKAARGEKTDHVPVWYMRQAGRSQPEYRKLKEKYSLFEITHQPELCAYVTRLPVEQYDVDAAILYKDIMTPLPAIGVDVEIKSGIGPVISNPIQSIKDVEKLGELNPEADIPYVLDTIKLLTTEQLSVPLIGFSGAPFTIASYMIEGGPSKNYNRTKAFMYSEPVAWFALMDKLADMIIVYVKSQIKAGVKAIQIFDSWVGALNVEDYRVFIKPVMNRIFSSLREENVPLIMFGVGASHLALEWNDLPIDVVGLDWRLPIAEARQMGIQKTVQGNLDPALLLSSWDVIEERTKRILDQGMEQDGYIFNLGHGVFPSVNPETLKRLTSFIHEYSSKMK, from the coding sequence ATGTCTAAGGAAATTACGAATGATACATTTCTAAAAGCTGCTAGAGGAGAAAAAACGGATCATGTGCCTGTTTGGTATATGCGTCAGGCTGGCCGATCACAGCCGGAATATCGTAAATTGAAAGAGAAGTACTCCCTTTTTGAAATTACCCATCAGCCCGAATTATGTGCTTATGTGACTAGATTGCCCGTAGAGCAATATGACGTGGATGCAGCCATTTTATATAAAGATATAATGACACCGCTACCAGCCATCGGTGTGGATGTAGAGATTAAGTCGGGAATCGGTCCAGTCATCTCGAACCCGATCCAATCAATCAAAGATGTTGAGAAATTGGGGGAATTGAACCCAGAAGCGGACATTCCTTACGTACTTGACACGATCAAATTATTGACCACGGAGCAGTTGTCCGTGCCTTTGATCGGATTTTCTGGCGCACCATTCACGATCGCTTCCTATATGATCGAAGGGGGCCCTTCGAAAAACTACAATCGGACAAAAGCCTTCATGTACTCCGAGCCTGTGGCATGGTTTGCACTGATGGATAAATTAGCGGATATGATCATTGTTTATGTAAAGTCCCAAATTAAAGCAGGTGTCAAGGCCATCCAAATTTTTGATTCATGGGTCGGGGCATTGAACGTTGAAGATTATCGTGTATTCATCAAGCCGGTCATGAATCGCATCTTTTCTTCATTGCGTGAAGAGAATGTGCCACTAATCATGTTCGGTGTCGGTGCAAGTCACTTGGCACTTGAATGGAATGACCTGCCGATCGATGTAGTCGGACTGGATTGGAGGCTTCCAATCGCTGAAGCAAGACAGATGGGTATCCAAAAGACGGTGCAAGGCAATCTTGATCCTGCCCTGCTATTATCATCATGGGATGTCATTGAAGAGCGGACGAAACGGATCCTTGATCAGGGCATGGAACAGGACGGCTACATCTTCAATCTAGGACATGGGGTTTTCCCTTCCGTAAATCCGGAAACACTGAAGAGGTTGACTTCCTTCATTCATGAATATTCATCAAAAATGAAGTAA
- the hemH gene encoding ferrochelatase → MSRKKMGLLVMAYGTPYTEEDIERYYTHIRHGRRPSDELIADLRGRYEAIGGLSPLAKITAGQAEALEKQLNSIQEEIEFKAYLGLKHIEPFVEDAVKQMHDDGIKEVVSIVLAPHFSTFSVKSYNGRAQDEAAKFGDMTITSVESWYDEPKFIQYWVDQVKAVIGRMTSKERDNYALIVSAHSLPEKILQLGDPYPDQLKETAEMIAKDAGVSHYAVGWQSAGQTPEPWLGPDVQDLTRNLHQAKGYEAFIYIPVGFVAEHLEVLYDNDYECKVVTDDIGAAYYRPDMPNVKPEFIDALATIVLNRLQEN, encoded by the coding sequence ATGTCAAGAAAAAAAATGGGCCTCCTCGTCATGGCTTACGGGACTCCATACACAGAAGAGGATATTGAAAGGTATTATACACATATTCGTCATGGAAGAAGGCCGAGCGACGAATTGATTGCCGATTTGAGAGGGCGTTACGAGGCGATTGGCGGTTTGTCCCCACTGGCAAAAATAACGGCTGGGCAAGCTGAAGCGCTTGAAAAGCAATTGAATTCGATTCAAGAAGAAATCGAATTCAAAGCATACTTAGGATTGAAACATATTGAACCCTTTGTTGAAGATGCAGTGAAACAGATGCATGATGATGGCATCAAGGAAGTGGTCAGTATTGTATTGGCTCCGCATTTTTCAACCTTCAGTGTCAAGTCTTATAATGGACGTGCACAGGACGAGGCCGCTAAATTCGGTGATATGACGATCACTTCCGTCGAGAGCTGGTATGATGAGCCCAAATTCATTCAATATTGGGTGGACCAAGTAAAAGCAGTGATTGGAAGGATGACTTCAAAAGAACGCGATAATTATGCTTTGATCGTGTCGGCGCATAGCCTTCCAGAAAAGATATTGCAACTGGGTGATCCTTATCCAGATCAACTGAAGGAAACGGCTGAGATGATTGCAAAAGATGCAGGAGTTTCCCATTATGCAGTTGGCTGGCAAAGCGCGGGACAAACGCCAGAACCATGGTTAGGACCAGACGTGCAGGATTTAACGAGAAACCTTCATCAAGCGAAAGGCTATGAAGCCTTCATATATATTCCGGTTGGATTTGTAGCTGAGCATCTTGAAGTTCTTTATGATAATGATTATGAATGTAAAGTGGTGACGGATGATATCGGTGCGGCATACTATCGTCCGGATATGCCTAATGTAAAGCCGGAATTCATCGATGCGTTGGCGACAATCGTCTTGAACCGCCTGCAGGAAAATTGA
- a CDS encoding TetR/AcrR family transcriptional regulator produces the protein MSVDRKKLILEAATKSFSLFGYKATTMDQVAKIANVGKGTIYTFYKNKEELFKEIVQRMIEEMKYEAEQSLDEQFSFFENLHRAVYRILEFRQEHQLSLKLLQEEREIGTPAVQEMVNEMEEAIVSYIKEKLKIAIDKKYIQPCDPEITAFLMLKMYLALIFDWERNHDPLGKEEIAELFKIYLFKGLSVF, from the coding sequence ATGTCTGTTGATCGTAAAAAATTAATTTTGGAAGCTGCGACCAAATCTTTTTCACTTTTTGGCTACAAGGCAACGACGATGGATCAAGTCGCTAAAATTGCCAATGTGGGTAAAGGGACCATTTACACTTTTTATAAAAATAAGGAAGAGCTGTTTAAGGAAATCGTTCAGCGGATGATCGAGGAAATGAAATATGAGGCTGAACAATCTTTGGACGAGCAATTTTCCTTTTTTGAAAATCTGCACAGGGCCGTCTATCGAATCCTCGAGTTCAGGCAGGAGCATCAATTATCTTTAAAGCTCCTTCAAGAAGAGCGGGAGATTGGTACCCCGGCCGTTCAGGAAATGGTCAATGAAATGGAAGAGGCCATCGTATCCTACATTAAGGAAAAACTAAAAATAGCGATCGACAAGAAATATATCCAGCCTTGCGATCCAGAGATAACAGCTTTCCTGATGCTGAAAATGTACCTCGCCCTTATCTTTGATTGGGAGAGGAATCATGATCCATTAGGGAAAGAAGAAATTGCTGAACTATTCAAGATATACTTATTCAAAGGTTTATCCGTTTTCTAA
- the yhfH gene encoding protein YhfH gives MIQSSVEFFKNLPPKQCVECGKKIDEQHECYGMHCDHCLSGE, from the coding sequence ATGATTCAAAGTAGCGTCGAGTTCTTCAAAAACCTGCCTCCTAAACAATGTGTGGAATGCGGAAAAAAAATCGATGAACAGCACGAATGTTATGGAATGCACTGTGACCATTGCCTTTCTGGAGAGTAA
- a CDS encoding MBL fold metallo-hydrolase — protein sequence MKITVIGCWGGYPAKNEASSGYLLEYEDFRILLDCGSGVLSQLQNHMKPEDLGAVVLSHYHPDHVADVGVLQHAALIQQILGSEKRAIPIYGHDLDEAEFGKLTYKDVTKGIAYSANEPLTIGPCTFTFMKTKHPVPCFAMRIEAENHSIVYTGDSSYMDELADFAKDANVLLCESNFYSDMDGSKAGHMTAREAGMLADRADVQLLLLTHLPHYGDINQLKKEASEVFKREIAVAKTNLEFQL from the coding sequence ATGAAAATCACCGTAATTGGCTGCTGGGGCGGATATCCAGCTAAAAATGAGGCAAGCTCTGGCTATTTGCTTGAATATGAAGATTTTCGCATTTTGCTTGATTGTGGCAGCGGTGTACTATCACAGCTCCAAAATCATATGAAGCCCGAAGACCTCGGTGCAGTCGTTTTATCCCACTATCATCCGGATCATGTAGCGGATGTCGGTGTCCTGCAGCACGCTGCACTCATCCAGCAGATTTTGGGCAGCGAAAAAAGGGCCATTCCCATCTATGGCCATGATTTAGATGAAGCCGAATTTGGAAAGTTAACGTATAAAGATGTGACAAAGGGAATTGCTTATTCTGCCAATGAACCCTTGACCATTGGACCGTGCACCTTTACATTCATGAAAACGAAGCATCCAGTCCCTTGTTTTGCGATGAGGATAGAAGCTGAAAATCATTCGATCGTTTACACAGGTGACAGTTCTTATATGGATGAGCTGGCGGACTTCGCAAAGGATGCAAATGTTTTATTGTGTGAAAGCAATTTTTACAGTGATATGGATGGTTCAAAGGCGGGGCATATGACGGCTAGGGAAGCGGGCATGCTAGCAGATAGGGCAGACGTGCAGCTTTTGCTGTTAACTCATCTCCCCCATTACGGAGATATCAATCAATTGAAGAAAGAAGCATCAGAGGTATTCAAACGGGAAATAGCTGTGGCGAAAACCAATCTCGAATTCCAGCTATGA
- a CDS encoding lipoate--protein ligase, with product MLFIDNKGITDPRINLAIEEYALKHLNIDETYLLFYINRPSIIIGRNQNTIEEINADYVDGNGITVVRRLSGGGAVYHDLGNLNFSFITKDDGDSFHNFKKFTQPVVETLEKLGIHAELSGRNDILAEGKKISGNAMFSTKGRMFSHGTLLFQSEMDHIVSALKVKKDKIESKGIKSIRSRVANIAEFLKEPMSIEEFRSFLLQNIFKDSGEVTEYVLTEEDWEQIHKISEERYQSWEWNYGKSPKFNLQNSHRFPVGSVDIRLEVNRGIIENCKIYGDFFGVGEVADIERKLTGIRYERDAISEVLDEVDVQHYFGNVTKEEILALIY from the coding sequence GTGCTTTTTATTGATAATAAGGGAATTACGGATCCGAGAATTAATCTTGCCATTGAAGAATATGCGCTTAAACATCTGAATATTGATGAAACCTATCTTCTATTCTACATTAATCGGCCTTCAATCATCATCGGGAGAAATCAAAATACGATTGAAGAAATCAATGCCGATTATGTAGATGGAAATGGCATTACTGTTGTTCGAAGGCTTTCCGGAGGCGGTGCGGTTTATCATGATTTGGGTAATCTCAATTTCAGTTTCATCACGAAGGATGATGGTGACAGCTTCCACAATTTCAAGAAATTCACCCAGCCTGTCGTGGAAACCCTTGAGAAACTGGGAATCCATGCTGAGCTAAGCGGCCGTAATGATATCCTGGCTGAAGGGAAGAAAATTTCGGGTAACGCGATGTTTTCGACGAAGGGCAGAATGTTCAGTCATGGAACCTTGTTGTTCCAATCGGAAATGGACCATATTGTATCCGCTTTAAAAGTGAAAAAAGATAAAATCGAGTCTAAAGGTATTAAATCGATAAGAAGCCGAGTCGCCAATATTGCTGAATTCCTCAAAGAACCGATGTCTATAGAGGAATTTCGTTCATTCCTTCTGCAAAATATATTCAAGGATAGCGGTGAGGTCACCGAGTATGTTCTAACGGAGGAAGATTGGGAGCAAATCCATAAGATTTCGGAAGAACGGTATCAAAGCTGGGAATGGAACTATGGAAAATCGCCGAAATTCAACTTGCAGAATTCGCATAGATTTCCTGTGGGGTCAGTTGATATCCGTCTGGAAGTGAACAGGGGGATCATTGAAAATTGTAAAATCTACGGTGATTTCTTTGGGGTCGGAGAGGTTGCGGATATAGAACGAAAACTTACGGGGATACGCTATGAAAGGGACGCCATCAGTGAGGTTTTGGATGAGGTAGATGTTCAACATTATTTTGGCAATGTAACGAAAGAGGAAATATTGGCTTTAATCTATTAA
- a CDS encoding fatty acid--CoA ligase family protein, with protein MNLSEKLHQTALRQAEKPAYYFMDQSTSYGELDSAVTKFADELHKLGVSKGDNVALVLGNSPHFIISLYGAIRAGATVIPVNPIYTPDEIGYILNSGDVKVVVALDKLIPLFEKMDPILSNVDYYVICETEPDKGDRGELSIYQKMKSFTKMVGAGDASFQGPELDSDDTAIILYTSGTTGKPKGAMLSHTNIYSNANDVGEYLKISENDRVITTLPMFHVFSLTVVVNAPLLQGGTLLIVPQFSPKEIFRQVKKYDATVFAGVPTMYNFLFQYPEGHKDDLRSLRICISGGSAMPISLLESFEQKFNVRVSEGYGLSEASPVTCFNPLDRPRKAGSIGTSILRVENKVVTELGEEVPPNGVGELIVRGPNVMKGYYKMPEESAAVLKDGWLYTGDLARMDDEGYFFIVDRKKELIIVGGYNVYPREVEEVLYAHPEVVEAAAIGVPDPNQGEVVQCFVVKKNEALTEEDLLDYCLEHLAKYKVPAKIEFLDELPKNTTGKILRRSLKTHVTQN; from the coding sequence ATGAATTTATCCGAAAAGCTTCATCAAACGGCTTTAAGGCAGGCTGAAAAGCCAGCTTATTATTTTATGGACCAATCAACCTCGTATGGGGAATTGGACAGCGCCGTTACAAAGTTTGCCGATGAACTACATAAGCTTGGTGTTTCGAAAGGTGATAATGTTGCGCTGGTTTTAGGGAATTCTCCACATTTCATCATTTCATTGTATGGAGCCATACGAGCAGGAGCTACCGTAATACCCGTAAATCCAATTTACACACCTGATGAAATTGGATACATCCTGAACAGCGGCGATGTAAAGGTTGTCGTGGCATTGGATAAACTGATACCCTTATTTGAGAAAATGGACCCAATTCTTTCAAATGTAGATTACTATGTTATATGTGAGACTGAGCCCGATAAAGGGGATCGTGGTGAACTGAGCATTTATCAAAAAATGAAATCGTTTACAAAAATGGTTGGAGCGGGGGATGCGAGCTTCCAAGGCCCGGAATTGGATTCCGACGATACGGCCATCATCCTCTATACTTCCGGTACAACAGGAAAACCTAAAGGGGCGATGCTCTCACACACCAATATCTACTCCAATGCAAATGATGTAGGCGAATACTTGAAGATTTCCGAAAATGACCGTGTCATTACCACCTTGCCCATGTTCCATGTTTTCAGTTTGACGGTCGTCGTGAATGCACCATTGCTGCAAGGAGGTACGCTTTTAATTGTGCCGCAATTCAGTCCGAAGGAAATATTCAGGCAAGTCAAAAAATATGATGCAACCGTTTTTGCTGGCGTGCCTACCATGTATAATTTCCTGTTCCAATATCCGGAGGGGCACAAAGACGATTTAAGGTCATTGCGTATCTGTATTTCAGGCGGATCAGCCATGCCGATATCTCTGCTTGAATCATTCGAGCAAAAATTCAATGTTAGGGTTTCAGAGGGCTATGGCCTCTCCGAAGCTTCTCCTGTTACATGCTTCAATCCTCTTGATCGCCCTAGGAAAGCGGGATCGATAGGAACATCCATCCTCAGAGTGGAAAACAAGGTCGTCACGGAGCTGGGTGAAGAGGTGCCGCCAAATGGGGTCGGAGAATTGATTGTCAGGGGTCCTAATGTCATGAAGGGGTATTATAAGATGCCTGAAGAGTCGGCAGCTGTGTTGAAAGATGGCTGGTTATATACAGGTGATTTAGCCCGGATGGATGATGAAGGGTACTTTTTCATCGTAGATCGCAAAAAAGAACTGATCATTGTCGGTGGATATAACGTATATCCACGGGAAGTCGAAGAAGTTCTGTATGCCCACCCTGAAGTAGTTGAGGCAGCAGCGATTGGCGTTCCCGATCCAAATCAGGGAGAGGTGGTTCAATGCTTCGTGGTCAAGAAAAACGAAGCATTGACAGAGGAAGATCTCCTGGATTATTGCCTGGAGCACTTGGCTAAATATAAGGTTCCTGCAAAGATTGAATTTTTGGATGAACTGCCAAAAAACACAACAGGAAAAATTTTAAGGCGATCTTTAAAAACCCATGTTACCCAAAACTAA
- a CDS encoding HD domain-containing protein, producing the protein MRDVKLLDVFTHPIAQKYLNRSGLAHAIAVAYHSFHLANEYNIDPDIVAKAGLLHDMGHFTWYRNGKWDYDLYKQNDIHPIKGAERAHKLLIRLGENPIKAKTISLAILFHTDSFLPSNDIIRTPLQQVVKWADEKDEEEGGKHHYRKIDFLRAKESIMNLDKLIDEEQRKRLSS; encoded by the coding sequence ATGAGAGATGTAAAGCTGTTAGATGTTTTTACACATCCCATTGCTCAAAAATACTTGAACCGCTCAGGACTTGCCCATGCGATTGCGGTGGCATACCACTCGTTTCACCTTGCCAACGAATATAACATCGATCCGGATATTGTGGCCAAGGCAGGCCTTTTGCATGATATGGGTCACTTCACCTGGTACCGCAATGGAAAATGGGATTATGACCTGTACAAGCAAAATGATATCCATCCGATTAAAGGTGCGGAAAGAGCACATAAATTGTTAATCCGCCTCGGTGAAAATCCGATCAAGGCAAAGACCATTTCCCTCGCCATATTATTTCACACCGATTCATTCTTACCTTCAAATGATATTATCCGGACCCCACTGCAGCAGGTCGTCAAATGGGCAGACGAAAAAGATGAAGAAGAGGGCGGAAAGCACCATTACCGCAAAATTGATTTCCTCAGGGCAAAGGAAAGCATCATGAACCTTGACAAACTTATTGATGAGGAACAAAGAAAAAGGCTATCATCCTGA
- a CDS encoding response regulator transcription factor, translated as MKLIKLLLVSKQGGLKGIIEKEEDITVIGATETERELRSLDVTAAVMPDVILFDVRSSWTHGQEMMVMLKEKHPSIPIVIRAAYPENHYLIEAISHGAAGYVLQDGGMEQVVAAIRQCANGQIVYPATVKSFLMKKLQQEGVGQGNAALEKAIEKLGSFSKREYELLILLTEGQTNQQISKKLYLSIGTVKNYISRLYKKMNVSNRPELMALLYKFQNRT; from the coding sequence ATGAAGTTGATTAAGCTATTGTTAGTCAGTAAACAAGGGGGGCTTAAGGGAATCATCGAAAAGGAGGAAGACATTACGGTCATTGGAGCCACTGAAACTGAAAGGGAATTGCGCAGCCTTGATGTTACAGCGGCAGTCATGCCTGATGTCATTCTTTTTGATGTCCGCTCATCATGGACACATGGACAGGAAATGATGGTGATGCTGAAGGAAAAACATCCTTCCATCCCGATAGTCATCCGTGCTGCCTATCCCGAGAATCACTATCTCATTGAAGCGATATCCCATGGCGCAGCAGGTTACGTGTTACAGGATGGCGGAATGGAGCAAGTAGTGGCAGCGATCCGGCAATGCGCCAACGGGCAAATCGTCTATCCTGCCACTGTTAAATCTTTTTTGATGAAGAAGCTTCAGCAGGAAGGGGTGGGGCAGGGGAATGCGGCCTTGGAAAAGGCAATCGAAAAATTGGGCTCCTTTTCCAAACGTGAGTATGAACTGCTCATTCTCCTCACCGAAGGACAAACAAATCAGCAGATTTCCAAAAAACTATATTTATCCATAGGAACGGTCAAAAATTATATCAGCCGGCTTTATAAAAAAATGAATGTGAGCAATCGTCCGGAACTTATGGCGCTTTTGTATAAATTTCAAAATAGGACATGA